One bacterium DNA window includes the following coding sequences:
- a CDS encoding TlpA family protein disulfide reductase, with translation MNKVSSRWLVVGFTIVSALVWFTSSKTTTAVAAGAEKFPAFTTTDVDGKTIKSTELLKGKISIVNFWATWCPPCRQEIPHFIELQKKYQGKLQIVGLSADRGADVNAKVKKWATSNGVNYPVAVVTNEFQQPYQNLLSSDEQGGIPYTFILDKQGNIVTRLVGYRDMKYWENEIQKLSK, from the coding sequence ATGAATAAAGTTTCATCGCGCTGGTTGGTAGTGGGATTCACTATTGTTAGCGCATTGGTTTGGTTCACCAGTTCAAAAACAACCACAGCGGTTGCCGCCGGTGCCGAGAAATTTCCTGCCTTTACGACAACCGACGTCGATGGCAAAACAATCAAGAGCACAGAGTTGCTCAAAGGGAAAATCTCAATCGTCAATTTCTGGGCGACCTGGTGTCCGCCGTGTCGGCAAGAAATTCCTCATTTCATCGAGTTACAAAAGAAGTACCAAGGCAAATTGCAGATCGTTGGATTGTCGGCGGATCGCGGCGCCGATGTCAATGCCAAAGTAAAAAAATGGGCAACGAGCAATGGGGTGAATTACCCGGTTGCTGTAGTTACCAACGAGTTTCAACAACCATATCAAAATCTGCTATCGAGTGACGAACAGGGGGGGATTCCCTATACCTTCATTCTCGATAAACAAGGAAATATCGTTACACGATTGGTCGGATACCGGGATATGAAGTATTGGGAAAACGAAATCCAGAAGCTATCCAAGTAG
- a CDS encoding phosphate acyltransferase — protein sequence MPPLRTSDDIVAKAQEFAKLTEPLLVAVPAAHDDDVIGAIQAATNAGFVRAILIGDEAKITHFCSELNVNLDHVEIIPSPDDASSAKLACQLAKDGKVKLIMKGNLPTGKLLKILLAKEYGLRRGRILSHVAVLSMPHFPRLLGITDGGMVVAPDEKTRPQLVVNAIEVFHALGIEIPKVALLAATDDVVPGVPITRELAAFAKACERGAMKHAIVDGPLAFDSAVWPAVTDKLPFASRVAGSADIVVVSAIEVANIVVKALDILADAVFAGVIMGAKIPVALVSRSDTARNKLTSLALATLVAASNSRRQS from the coding sequence ATGCCACCACTTAGAACTTCCGACGACATTGTTGCGAAAGCGCAAGAATTCGCAAAGTTAACCGAGCCTTTATTAGTTGCTGTTCCTGCCGCTCATGACGATGATGTTATTGGCGCGATTCAAGCGGCTACCAACGCCGGGTTTGTCCGGGCAATCCTAATCGGCGATGAAGCAAAAATCACTCACTTCTGTTCTGAGTTAAACGTTAATCTGGATCATGTGGAAATCATACCATCACCCGACGATGCGTCCTCGGCGAAGCTCGCATGTCAACTGGCAAAAGACGGTAAAGTAAAGCTGATTATGAAAGGGAATCTTCCTACCGGTAAGCTCTTAAAAATCCTTCTGGCTAAGGAGTATGGACTACGACGGGGAAGAATTCTTTCCCATGTCGCTGTCCTGTCAATGCCGCATTTTCCCCGTCTGTTGGGTATTACCGATGGTGGGATGGTTGTTGCTCCCGACGAAAAAACCCGTCCCCAATTGGTGGTGAACGCCATTGAAGTTTTCCATGCGTTGGGAATTGAAATTCCAAAAGTGGCACTACTTGCCGCTACGGATGATGTCGTTCCCGGTGTGCCGATTACCAGAGAACTGGCGGCTTTTGCCAAAGCGTGCGAGCGCGGCGCGATGAAACACGCCATCGTCGATGGGCCTTTAGCTTTCGACAGCGCAGTCTGGCCGGCAGTAACCGACAAACTACCATTTGCGTCGCGGGTCGCCGGTAGTGCCGATATCGTGGTGGTCAGTGCAATCGAAGTTGCGAATATTGTTGTGAAAGCGTTGGACATTCTTGCCGATGCCGTTTTCGCAGGTGTTATCATGGGAGCGAAAATCCCTGTAGCACTGGTGAGTCGTTCCGACACCGCCCGCAACAAATTGACTTCGTTGGCGTTAGCCACTTTAGTCGCTGCCAGCAACTCGAGGAGACAATCATGA
- the dsbD gene encoding protein-disulfide reductase DsbD, with amino-acid sequence NEFFNVTTRDTLGLKFGQWQYPPTVKYKEQDVYQGKVVVKATVTIASNASLSTASIPITVGYQICAEFGAETCFMPTERTVNWKAKRGTAVPNASEPEVTPVPTATDTVTTTPVTPATTPVISTPATTVTTPPANESLEDKFSRALQEGSWFAFILVFLGGVFASLTPCVYPVIPITMGYIGSRAGGNKVRGFTLSLAFVLGLAIVYSTLGLVAASTGALFGAFTQTPWFLGAIALVFGVMGISMLGVFDLPIPGFAAQAQGNPKGGYFGAAVMGGLSGLVAAPCVGPILVALLAWVAQSGSLLLGFFLLFTFSMGMGLLFIAIGTFSGLLQSLPQAGEWMVAIKKFFGFALLAGALYVLKPFIPDGINLFVWAILLSFGGMTLWGKPLTPEDEMTLGFGFQRGMAILLVAASLLTLQRMFSVGMGWELVTVHNTVASTTGGEGAGVSELPWMKNDEAGALAKAKTENKPILIDFYADWCAACVELDHYTWPDPTVQKAAAGFIALKFDFTKQNDATKALMQKYKIQGLPTVLLLSPDGTEKARFTGFKPPAETVQWMSSVTF; translated from the coding sequence AATGAGTTTTTCAATGTAACGACGCGCGATACGCTCGGATTGAAGTTTGGGCAATGGCAATACCCTCCCACCGTGAAGTATAAAGAGCAGGATGTCTATCAAGGGAAAGTCGTCGTTAAAGCAACGGTGACAATCGCTTCCAACGCATCGCTTTCGACCGCATCGATTCCGATTACGGTAGGTTATCAGATATGCGCGGAGTTCGGAGCGGAAACCTGCTTTATGCCGACCGAGCGGACTGTAAACTGGAAGGCGAAACGCGGCACTGCCGTTCCCAATGCCAGCGAACCGGAAGTAACACCCGTTCCGACAGCAACCGATACCGTTACCACGACTCCAGTAACACCCGCTACAACACCAGTGATTTCCACCCCGGCAACAACTGTCACGACACCGCCAGCCAACGAATCACTCGAAGATAAATTCTCCCGCGCTTTGCAGGAAGGGAGTTGGTTCGCATTCATCCTCGTGTTTCTGGGCGGGGTGTTTGCTTCGCTAACGCCGTGTGTGTATCCGGTGATACCGATAACGATGGGCTATATCGGCAGTCGAGCGGGCGGCAACAAAGTACGCGGGTTTACATTATCGCTTGCGTTTGTACTCGGTCTCGCAATCGTTTATTCGACATTAGGTTTAGTCGCCGCTTCGACTGGCGCATTGTTTGGCGCATTCACTCAAACGCCGTGGTTCCTTGGCGCTATCGCGCTGGTATTTGGCGTGATGGGCATTTCGATGCTCGGTGTCTTTGACTTACCAATACCGGGGTTTGCTGCACAAGCACAGGGAAATCCGAAGGGCGGTTACTTCGGAGCGGCAGTGATGGGGGGGCTCAGCGGATTAGTCGCTGCGCCGTGTGTCGGGCCCATTTTAGTAGCGTTGCTTGCTTGGGTAGCACAGTCGGGTAGTCTCCTTTTAGGATTTTTCCTCCTCTTCACTTTCTCGATGGGGATGGGTTTGTTGTTCATTGCGATTGGCACCTTTTCTGGATTGTTGCAATCATTGCCGCAAGCAGGCGAATGGATGGTTGCTATCAAGAAATTCTTTGGCTTCGCACTCCTCGCCGGTGCATTGTATGTACTCAAACCATTCATTCCCGATGGTATAAATTTATTCGTTTGGGCAATTCTACTGTCGTTTGGCGGAATGACGCTGTGGGGAAAACCGCTCACTCCCGAAGATGAAATGACACTGGGTTTCGGATTTCAGAGAGGCATGGCAATTTTACTGGTTGCCGCTTCGTTATTAACTTTGCAGCGAATGTTCTCCGTCGGTATGGGTTGGGAATTGGTTACTGTCCATAATACTGTGGCATCTACCACAGGTGGGGAAGGCGCAGGTGTCTCCGAACTCCCGTGGATGAAGAACGACGAAGCGGGCGCTTTAGCAAAAGCGAAGACTGAGAATAAACCCATTTTGATTGATTTTTATGCCGATTGGTGCGCCGCTTGTGTGGAACTCGACCATTATACTTGGCCTGATCCCACCGTGCAGAAGGCAGCGGCTGGTTTTATCGCATTAAAGTTCGACTTTACCAAACAAAACGATGCGACCAAAGCCTTGATGCAGAAGTACAAAATTCAGGGACTTCCAACCGTATTATTATTGTCGCCGGATGGAACGGAGAAAGCTCGTTTCACGGGATTCAAACCACCGGCGGAAACAGTACAATGGATGTCGTCAGTAACGTTTTAA
- a CDS encoding T9SS type A sorting domain-containing protein translates to MKLSLRCLPLLLVFSIYLPVYSQYNWEPANGPFGGTVTALGSTPNGSLLAVTENGLFRANSSAQAWTNYGYIGWEFHDFQFANGVTYALLRNNDINTVYRSLNNGAVWETCNLTTTSVNPLLVVPDGRVFCNQNGLLVASRDSGITWDTIAQPPIDVSEKYWLGGVTNDTTVQVLLYTYRNSQSILYRATDGNQWDSLTTVAWRMRAQDMAVVFRDTIYGSFSNLQYRSVDHGITWVRPNISMSNVVSMAVSSDRHLYLVLYNSVYYFSRLPIDDFSANWQQVGSNSIDYRAVLASEHTVNVYAASNYYGVFKVGESLPYNTGLSGSHAKRFAGTARDTLFSLYSGMVFRSSNNGNSWTRITPMGRQHRCFTLANDGVMLAGASNALYRSTDGGLNWQYVTSIGGSGMSVVEKAPNGTLYGISNGLMKSTDNGIVWSRVAYVTEEVLSLGFTETGGILGGTAHGIYYSNGAYGSWSYRSLSALEIRGFAHDTSGAIYAACVDPVGTGSRGGLYKSDDNGATWRQLSPNQSVYALATNYEGQIFFSTATTIYRMQPNGGYQPFTNGLPANVTATCFFLHPISGKLFMGTPRNGTFRTAQMITGVSESESQRKQLPVSLKANYPNPFNTQTKLIFAMPYPGNVSVNVYDITGAEVANLFSGKWHPGYQTVVWSPGNLTSGIYFCRLESERNIVIHKLTYLK, encoded by the coding sequence ATGAAACTGTCGCTTCGTTGTTTACCGCTTTTACTCGTCTTCTCGATCTATCTACCAGTCTATAGCCAATACAATTGGGAACCGGCGAATGGGCCGTTCGGCGGCACCGTGACCGCGCTCGGTTCGACACCGAATGGAAGTCTGCTCGCTGTTACTGAGAACGGATTGTTCCGGGCAAACAGCAGCGCGCAAGCTTGGACGAATTATGGTTACATCGGCTGGGAATTTCACGATTTCCAATTTGCAAATGGTGTAACCTATGCACTCCTACGCAACAACGACATCAACACAGTTTACCGCTCACTCAATAACGGCGCAGTCTGGGAAACTTGTAATCTCACGACCACCAGCGTTAATCCATTATTAGTGGTACCGGACGGAAGAGTGTTCTGTAATCAAAACGGATTGCTGGTTGCATCACGGGATAGCGGCATCACCTGGGATACGATTGCGCAACCTCCCATCGACGTCTCGGAAAAGTATTGGTTGGGTGGAGTAACCAACGATACAACTGTTCAGGTACTACTCTATACTTATCGTAATTCGCAATCGATTCTCTATCGTGCGACCGATGGTAACCAATGGGACTCCCTCACGACGGTAGCATGGCGGATGAGAGCGCAGGATATGGCGGTCGTTTTCCGCGATACAATCTACGGCTCGTTCAGTAATTTGCAATATCGCTCAGTCGATCATGGCATCACGTGGGTACGACCGAATATATCCATGAGTAATGTGGTATCGATGGCTGTTAGCTCCGACCGTCACCTGTATCTTGTCCTATACAACTCTGTCTACTATTTCTCCCGCCTACCCATCGATGACTTTTCCGCGAATTGGCAACAAGTTGGCAGCAACTCTATCGACTATCGCGCGGTGCTTGCCTCCGAACATACCGTTAATGTGTATGCGGCAAGCAACTACTACGGTGTTTTCAAAGTCGGCGAATCGCTCCCGTACAACACCGGATTATCAGGGTCTCATGCGAAACGGTTCGCCGGTACTGCCCGCGATACGCTCTTTAGTCTGTACAGTGGGATGGTATTCCGGTCGTCGAATAACGGGAATAGCTGGACTCGCATTACCCCAATGGGGCGACAACATCGTTGTTTTACGCTCGCGAACGACGGCGTGATGCTGGCGGGCGCGTCGAATGCGTTGTACCGTTCTACCGATGGCGGGTTGAATTGGCAATATGTCACTTCGATTGGCGGCAGTGGAATGAGCGTTGTTGAGAAAGCGCCCAATGGTACACTCTACGGTATTTCCAACGGACTCATGAAATCGACGGATAACGGTATCGTCTGGTCGCGGGTCGCGTATGTTACCGAGGAGGTTTTGTCGTTAGGATTTACCGAAACCGGCGGGATCCTTGGCGGTACGGCGCATGGAATTTACTACTCCAACGGAGCGTATGGCAGTTGGTCCTACCGTTCACTCAGCGCATTAGAAATACGCGGCTTTGCCCATGACACTTCCGGCGCGATCTATGCCGCTTGCGTCGATCCGGTCGGCACCGGTTCGCGAGGCGGTCTCTATAAATCGGACGACAACGGTGCGACTTGGCGGCAGTTATCGCCCAATCAAAGTGTGTATGCTCTCGCGACCAATTACGAGGGTCAGATTTTCTTTTCGACGGCAACGACAATCTATCGCATGCAGCCGAATGGCGGTTATCAACCCTTTACCAATGGTCTACCGGCAAATGTAACCGCCACCTGTTTCTTCCTGCATCCAATATCGGGGAAACTCTTTATGGGTACGCCGCGCAACGGCACCTTCCGAACTGCGCAGATGATTACCGGTGTATCGGAGTCGGAATCGCAAAGGAAACAGCTACCGGTTAGCCTGAAAGCGAATTACCCGAATCCATTTAACACGCAGACGAAACTAATTTTCGCGATGCCGTACCCCGGAAATGTCAGTGTAAATGTGTACGACATCACTGGCGCAGAAGTCGCGAATCTCTTTTCCGGCAAATGGCATCCCGGTTATCAAACGGTAGTCTGGTCACCCGGTAATCTAACCAGCGGAATTTATTTCTGCCGGTTGGAGAGTGAACGAAATATCGTGATCCATAAACTCACTTATTTGAAGTGA
- a CDS encoding phosphate acyltransferase, with translation MIAQNQYDPEAALRDFLSTHSHNVSQKRLGILLPALPDTAAIVREFHPNGMIQPVLIGTEEECALFQHMAGLANIDVISCESSIEGAAIAVETKRVDILLRGETGVHALLQRLLTVPEFRYGWISQVALLYPPKLNRPLLLSDGAVTLQPTLDQKIKIVENALKVARTLRFDPPKVALLAAVETISADQTVGMHDAILAKMSERGQFGNALLDGPLALDLALSEEAAIKKKVKGAVAGKADILIAPTLEVGNALYKALITLAHSASASVVVGGSVPIALPSRSDHPSALLFSIQLSCIVS, from the coding sequence ATGATTGCGCAGAACCAATACGATCCCGAAGCCGCATTACGCGATTTTCTGAGTACACACTCACACAATGTTTCACAGAAGCGATTGGGGATTCTACTCCCGGCACTACCTGATACTGCCGCAATTGTCAGAGAGTTTCACCCCAATGGGATGATACAACCGGTTTTAATCGGTACGGAAGAAGAGTGCGCGTTGTTTCAGCACATGGCAGGACTCGCCAACATCGATGTAATCTCGTGTGAATCTTCCATCGAAGGTGCAGCAATAGCAGTTGAAACAAAACGCGTCGATATTCTGCTTCGTGGAGAAACTGGGGTTCATGCTCTGTTACAGCGGTTGCTTACCGTTCCAGAATTTCGTTACGGTTGGATCTCGCAGGTTGCGTTGCTCTATCCGCCTAAGTTGAACCGGCCGCTGTTGCTCTCCGACGGCGCGGTAACCTTGCAACCGACATTGGATCAAAAAATCAAGATTGTGGAAAATGCATTGAAAGTCGCACGAACCCTCCGATTCGATCCCCCGAAAGTTGCTTTGTTAGCTGCCGTAGAGACGATTTCCGCCGATCAAACAGTGGGAATGCACGATGCGATTCTGGCAAAAATGAGCGAACGCGGACAATTTGGTAACGCATTACTCGACGGGCCGCTTGCCTTGGATTTAGCGCTGTCGGAAGAAGCCGCTATCAAGAAAAAGGTGAAGGGAGCGGTTGCAGGAAAAGCCGACATATTGATTGCTCCGACTTTGGAAGTTGGGAACGCTTTGTACAAAGCTTTGATTACCTTAGCTCATTCGGCTTCCGCGTCGGTTGTGGTGGGAGGATCAGTTCCAATCGCATTACCCTCACGTTCCGATCATCCGTCGGCTCTCTTGTTTTCAATACAACTATCGTGTATCGTATCATAA
- a CDS encoding polysaccharide biosynthesis protein gives MIKELSTNTRLAIKLSLDFFACLFAFLLGYYIRFTWADFIKEIYQIAPYLLLFLSIRLSVFAAFRLYSTMWRYSAVHSLIALVKATAVGTVAVILTNYLLAASRIPRSVILIDFFAVIFFAGGIRLLVRYYSTYRKEKSAEQDSKRRVLIYGAGDAGEQLLRNLLQYQDSGIFVVGFVDDDQLKLGKYIHNKKILGNRESIAKLIKEHSINAIYFCVPSMTGSEARNIFKIVKEQAGDIEVKTIPGLNDLVTGRITINELRRFEIRDLLRRRQVHLDPVPVRNLIEGKSVLVVGGGGSIGSELCRQIAGFKPNQLVIVDSSEFNIYKVEEELHRQFPDLTITGQVADACVAPLMETVFTRFKPQLVFHAAAYKHVPLMEANPWAAIYNNLSSTHRLAHLASRFNIERFILISSDKAVNPTNVMGATKRICELICQVEQLKSKTEFLTVRFGNVLGSSGSVIPKFAEQIAAGGPITVTHPDITRYFMLISEAVELVLQAGATGEGGQIYVLDMGEPIKIADLAEYMIELSGLRPHKDIKIQFTGLRPGEKMYESLYFEGEEEPTRVPNLFVLKPNLSVNGTFHRDVLTLVDEQFKMDVHQLKQEIKKLVPEYQPNKNEE, from the coding sequence ATGATAAAAGAACTTAGTACAAACACTCGTCTTGCTATCAAACTATCACTCGATTTCTTCGCGTGTCTTTTCGCTTTTTTACTCGGGTACTATATTCGTTTTACCTGGGCGGATTTCATAAAAGAGATCTACCAGATTGCCCCCTACTTGTTGCTGTTTCTTTCGATTCGATTATCCGTTTTTGCCGCTTTCCGACTCTATTCGACCATGTGGCGCTACTCCGCGGTACATTCGCTAATTGCCCTTGTGAAAGCAACCGCAGTTGGCACCGTCGCTGTTATTCTAACCAATTACTTGTTGGCAGCAAGCCGAATTCCCCGTTCCGTGATACTAATCGATTTCTTTGCCGTAATTTTCTTTGCCGGTGGTATTCGTTTGCTGGTACGATATTACAGTACTTACCGGAAAGAGAAGAGTGCTGAGCAGGACTCCAAACGCCGAGTTTTGATTTACGGCGCTGGTGATGCCGGAGAGCAACTGCTCCGAAATCTACTGCAGTATCAGGATTCCGGAATTTTTGTCGTAGGATTTGTCGACGATGATCAACTGAAACTTGGCAAGTATATTCACAATAAAAAAATTCTTGGCAATCGCGAAAGTATCGCTAAGCTTATAAAAGAACATTCGATCAATGCAATTTACTTCTGTGTTCCATCGATGACCGGTTCAGAAGCCCGCAACATCTTCAAAATCGTCAAAGAGCAAGCCGGCGACATTGAAGTAAAAACAATTCCTGGACTCAACGATTTAGTGACGGGAAGAATCACGATTAACGAGTTGCGGCGTTTTGAAATCCGCGATTTACTGCGTCGCCGACAAGTTCACCTCGATCCGGTTCCTGTTCGCAATCTAATCGAAGGAAAATCAGTTCTGGTTGTGGGTGGTGGCGGTTCCATTGGCTCCGAGTTGTGCCGCCAAATCGCCGGATTCAAGCCCAATCAACTTGTAATCGTCGATTCCAGCGAATTTAATATTTATAAAGTGGAAGAGGAACTGCATCGCCAATTCCCCGATCTCACGATTACCGGACAAGTGGCTGATGCTTGTGTCGCCCCCCTCATGGAGACGGTATTTACGCGTTTTAAGCCGCAATTAGTTTTTCATGCCGCGGCGTACAAGCACGTTCCCCTCATGGAAGCGAATCCGTGGGCGGCGATTTACAATAACCTTTCCAGTACACATCGCTTGGCTCACTTGGCGAGTCGTTTCAACATCGAACGCTTTATTCTTATCTCCTCCGATAAGGCGGTTAACCCAACCAATGTAATGGGTGCAACTAAACGAATCTGCGAGTTAATCTGTCAAGTCGAACAGTTGAAGAGTAAAACCGAGTTTCTTACTGTCAGGTTTGGTAATGTTTTAGGAAGTTCCGGTAGTGTGATTCCGAAATTTGCCGAACAGATTGCAGCCGGTGGTCCGATAACAGTTACTCACCCGGATATCACTCGCTACTTCATGCTGATTTCTGAAGCAGTGGAGTTGGTGTTACAAGCAGGAGCCACCGGTGAGGGTGGTCAAATCTATGTACTTGATATGGGCGAGCCCATCAAGATTGCCGATCTTGCAGAATATATGATAGAACTGTCAGGACTACGCCCCCACAAAGATATCAAGATTCAGTTTACCGGTTTGCGTCCTGGTGAGAAAATGTATGAAAGTCTCTACTTTGAAGGGGAAGAGGAACCGACGCGAGTACCCAATTTGTTTGTTCTTAAGCCGAATCTTAGTGTCAATGGAACATTCCATCGCGATGTATTGACACTGGTCGACGAGCAGTTTAAAATGGACGTCCACCAGTTGAAACAAGAAATCAAGAAACTAGTTCCTGAGTATCAACCGAATAAAAACGAAGAGTAG
- a CDS encoding thioredoxin domain-containing protein, with protein sequence MAVEKWNDEKFDAEIGSQQLIVIDFGATWCGPCKKLHPIMADLSQEYEGKLRVVEIDVADAPKVAQKYGVFSVPQLIFFRAGERLATINGLQAKGKIAEQIDRLLV encoded by the coding sequence ATGGCAGTAGAAAAATGGAACGATGAGAAGTTCGATGCGGAAATCGGTTCCCAACAACTAATCGTAATCGATTTCGGTGCAACTTGGTGCGGTCCCTGCAAAAAGTTACACCCAATCATGGCAGATCTTTCCCAAGAATATGAAGGGAAACTTCGGGTGGTCGAGATCGATGTTGCCGATGCGCCGAAAGTCGCGCAAAAATACGGTGTATTCAGCGTACCACAGCTCATTTTTTTCCGGGCCGGTGAGCGGCTTGCCACAATCAACGGATTGCAGGCAAAAGGAAAAATCGCCGAACAGATCGACCGTTTACTCGTGTAA